The Nicotiana tabacum cultivar K326 chromosome 1, ASM71507v2, whole genome shotgun sequence genome segment TGCTTGCTTGTTCTTATCCTCTGTCTTAGATCTAGGATGAATTATTTTTGACTAGAATTTACCTCGAATCTTCCTATTCAGTTAGTTTATAAAAAGACCCAACTCTTTTTAGTCAAACAGACATTAGTGTATTTAAGGGTATCTTTCCCACTTACCGTTTTGTACATTCACCTTTCTTTACGTTTCGTCCCACCACCTAACCCAATTGGTAACCGGAACGCAGCGTTGTAGAAGTTTGCTTCTCTACGTTCTACGTTCCAACTCTCTCTGAATCTCTGTAACTTTCGTATGTGTGTGAGAGATTTTCTTTTTGTAGCCCAATTATTACAAGAACTTCACCAGCttcaatttgtattttttttcaatCAGATTCAATTTGGTTTCATCTAGCTGTATCTATCACAGTTAATTAtcaggaaaaaaaaaactcataTGATGTCTACACCACACCACATTACTTTACTATTGTTAAATTATAAATTAAGGTAAAACTACAcattagttaaacatgattaacTAACAAAAATGCATGTAAAAAACACATCATGCTACTTTAGAGTGACCTAAACACCAAGTAAGAGCAAGTTTTTTCCATTATTTAACTGCATGTGCTTTCTTCTAGCTATCATAAAAATATCAACACTAAGAATAATTGGAAGAGTATAGGGGGAAATACGAAGCAATTTAGGCCAAAAACCTCTGATGCCTGTACATGTCTATTATAGCTTCAAGGTTGGAAATGGCCAAAAAACAGTATCAGTAAAGCAATCCAAAAACAATATCAACACGcgggcaaaaaaaaaaaatgcaatgATCCAAGAAATTCTGAAGAGCCCTGTCTTAACTGTATAACCTATCTAATTATACAACAAAATTAGATTTCAACAAAATCTAGAAACCTAAGTATGTTGGGGCTAGCAGAAACAGAGGTTCCAAAGCACTTGGTGCAAACTTCCTTGCAAAAAGAAAACACATTGATATATTTCGCTCGTTATAAGTACAGTTACCCCCTGCCAACATTCTCTTCATAAACTCTTCGGTGATATCTGATTTTCCAAATGTAGCAGGGTGAGCCCCGCCCCTCGACCAATCAACCCATGTTATACTTCTGTTTGCCAAGAGATTTGATGCTTGAATAGTTAGCATAGTCGGGAAGTAGTGCTCGTCTACATAACATGCTGGCTTGCAGAACTCCGCAAACTTGGGGTAGAATTTTGTGTCTTCAACTATGTAAAGAGCAAGCTTCCTATTGATTTCAAACCACTGTGATCCTTTGCGCCAGTCAGTAATGTTAACCTCGGGCAACATATTCTCATCATATCGACCTCTTCCATATGGTCCAGGATCATCAAATGCACCAATAAAGCTATGCTTTGACTGACTTATGTACTTGTAGATGACATTGAAATTGTAGAGGGGAATGCACGACTCGGAAAGCAGAACAAACCATTCATTGGAGATGTCAAGCAATGCATTCGCAATGAGTCTTCTCTCAGCATCACACATACTCATCTTTCCCCATTCTGTCACCTTTGAAGAACAAAGTTACAAGATCATCAGCAACTTACTCACAACTAAGCCAATTCCATATAAAAACACGTTTAAAGCAGTTTCTAGTGAAGTAAGAACGAGCAAAACCATACCAAAGAGACAGCCATAGTGAACATGAGATAACTACTAGAACACCAACTAGCAGCAGATGAAGATGAATAGAACACCAAAATAGTGAGAAAAATTTTGCACTATCCTCTGAAACTTTTATCAATGTTTTTGAAGCAAGCTACATCAACAAACTGCTACTTCGTTGCACTATCATTCACTAGGAGCACTTAAGGAAGAACAACACTTGAGAGAGGGAGTGATAGTAGTCTCCAAGACCGTCTAAGAGGATTGATATTATAATAGAAAATCCTGTTTGTTTGCAAGCTAAGTTGCTTTTCTTTTAGCAAGCTGAGTGCTATGCCGTTCTTGTTACAGCATAACCATCATTATCTGCTTTGAATGATCGGAATTACAAATGAAATTATACTGAACATTCAAGCATGAAAGCTAACAGCATACTTAATCCTCTGGCAATGCTTAGTTGTTAGCCTTTTCAATATTTTAAATTCACTTTAAAAGCTTCCcttgtcatcatcctgctcactTTTCCTACTACCTATGGGAAAGAGAACAGCTCAGATCACTGGAGAGGAATGCAGGAAGCAGAACATACAAACTAAAACCGGCAAGTGTTAGCACCTAAGTTGCGCGGACTCTTCGTTTTTGGTGCCGCACCCGTCTCGACACGGGTAACTTCGGATACTTTGACCTGAGTCCATCGACAAATTTGAGGGGgggaaattgagattttgatttctcaaattaaaattaaaacagAATTAAGATATGAGAAATGGCATACCTTCAATATTGTAGTACTTTTGTCTCATATTTGTTGCTTTGTGTTTCGGAAAAACCAAGAATTCAAGGGGTCGTGTTCTGAGTTAGGACTTCCGGTGGACAGTAGCAGCGATATAGATGGAGAGCTGGTGGAAGGCCTTGAATGTCTTAGTTTTTCTCTTTATAgctctattttttataattttgaatttttttaaccgaatccccgcacccgtatccaTACCTAGATCCGCACCtccgaatcttaaaatttaaattttgccGAATCCAACACTCGGATCCGTGCCCGTATCGGATGcccgcacccgagtccgagcaacttaggttaGCACAAGGATAATGATATTCGGTGGCACATCTAGGATGAGTTGAC includes the following:
- the LOC107812561 gene encoding glycosyltransferase BC10; the protein is MQSRVVEMEENKDPLVVVGRTNHPTRALPQRLLQLLMLFLFLCFTFSVASIYMIKYFGFHSIVPSVKPSLQPCIEEESNKLERWINPPSNLMHTMSDKELLWRASMVPRIKKYPFKRVPKIAFMFLTKGPLPLAPIWERFFKGNQGRYSIYIHSLPSFEADFPSSSVFYKRQIPSQVTEWGKMSMCDAERRLIANALLDISNEWFVLLSESCIPLYNFNVIYKYISQSKHSFIGAFDDPGPYGRGRYDENMLPEVNITDWRKGSQWFEINRKLALYIVEDTKFYPKFAEFCKPACYVDEHYFPTMLTIQASNLLANRSITWVDWSRGGAHPATFGKSDITEEFMKRMLAGGNCTYNERNISMCFLFARKFAPSALEPLFLLAPTYLGF